Proteins from one Gossypium raimondii isolate GPD5lz chromosome 8, ASM2569854v1, whole genome shotgun sequence genomic window:
- the LOC105790495 gene encoding uncharacterized protein LOC105790495 isoform X2, whose product MGQAISKTVAIAEIIKKRVPQLHQDTAISSLSITDVWDPIEEGLVPVEMTRHVSMISITLSTGELNKNSAGYQPPHFVEESKPQYHYHQQQSQKQARIPYNSVNEDSYGRARGRGRGRGRSWGRGGYGNYQDNGGYSNWGRGGGRGRGWGYCGSGYERGRRGGGRGYNRGRGRMHGGRSRGGGGGY is encoded by the exons ATGGGACAAGCAATCAGTAAGACGGTAGCCATTGCCGAGATTATAAAG AAAAGGGTTCCCCAACTGCATCAAGATACCGCCATTAGTTCGCTGAGCATAACTGATGTGTGGGACCCTATTGAAGAAGGGCTTGTTCC TGTGGAGATGACTCGCCACGTCTCGATGATTTCTATCACCTTGTCAACCGGAGAGCTAAATAAAAACTCTGCCGG GTATCAACCTCCACATTTTGTTGAAGAATCTAAGCCGCAATATCATTATCATCAGCAGCAATCACAGAAACAAGCCCGGATCCCGTATAATTCTGTTAATGAAG ATTCATATGGTCGAGCAAGGGGTCGTGGTAGAGGGAGAGGGCGGAGTTGGGGTAGGGGTGGATATGGAAATTATCAAG ataatGGTGGATACTCCAACTGGGGCAGAGGTGGTGGGCGAGGAAGAGGTTGGGGCTATTGTG GTAGTGGCTATGAAAGAGGCAGACGCGGAGGGGGCAGAGGCTATAACCGTGGCCGTGGAAGGATGCATGGTGGCCGCTCAAGGGGTGGTGGTGGTGGCTACTAA
- the LOC105790495 gene encoding uncharacterized protein LOC105790495 isoform X1 has product MDRYQKVEKPKSESPINDNEIRITSQGAIRNYINYAIALLQEKQAKEIVLKAMGQAISKTVAIAEIIKKRVPQLHQDTAISSLSITDVWDPIEEGLVPVEMTRHVSMISITLSTGELNKNSAGYQPPHFVEESKPQYHYHQQQSQKQARIPYNSVNEDSYGRARGRGRGRGRSWGRGGYGNYQDNGGYSNWGRGGGRGRGWGYCGSGYERGRRGGGRGYNRGRGRMHGGRSRGGGGGY; this is encoded by the exons ATGGATAGATACCAGAAAGTAGAGAAGCCAAAGTCTGAATCACCCATTAACGACAATGAGATCCGAATCACTTCTCAAGGCGCTATCCGAAACTACATAAACTATGCCATTGCTCTTCTTCAG GAAAAACAAGCGAAGGAGATTGTCTTAAAAGCAATGGGACAAGCAATCAGTAAGACGGTAGCCATTGCCGAGATTATAAAG AAAAGGGTTCCCCAACTGCATCAAGATACCGCCATTAGTTCGCTGAGCATAACTGATGTGTGGGACCCTATTGAAGAAGGGCTTGTTCC TGTGGAGATGACTCGCCACGTCTCGATGATTTCTATCACCTTGTCAACCGGAGAGCTAAATAAAAACTCTGCCGG GTATCAACCTCCACATTTTGTTGAAGAATCTAAGCCGCAATATCATTATCATCAGCAGCAATCACAGAAACAAGCCCGGATCCCGTATAATTCTGTTAATGAAG ATTCATATGGTCGAGCAAGGGGTCGTGGTAGAGGGAGAGGGCGGAGTTGGGGTAGGGGTGGATATGGAAATTATCAAG ataatGGTGGATACTCCAACTGGGGCAGAGGTGGTGGGCGAGGAAGAGGTTGGGGCTATTGTG GTAGTGGCTATGAAAGAGGCAGACGCGGAGGGGGCAGAGGCTATAACCGTGGCCGTGGAAGGATGCATGGTGGCCGCTCAAGGGGTGGTGGTGGTGGCTACTAA